CTACAAAGCCTTGTGATGGTGCCCAAGCTCTTTCACCAGTAGCAACAATATCTTTGAAAAGTAGGTCTAATTGCTCAACATTTTTCAAGCCTtttgttttaaactttattGCTTCAGGATTCTCCTGCAAGagtatttaatttatcatatttcataaccaatatataaattaatcaaataaatttaatgaataaacaaaacatACCTTCAATTTCTTATCCCACCATTCATTGCTTGCATTGATGGTTTGTCTCATAGGATCCCACCCAAGCCTAGTCTCTTTCCCAATCAAGGTATTCCAAAGTTGCCAATCCTTTTTAAGCGAACTCCATTTATTCTTAAGTTGCCTATATTGATAGTTTCTTCCAATCAAATTGTTGAAggcttttatcacatttttccaTCCCAACTTGCTAAAGTGACTATTTAGTCTATTTCCAGCCAGAGTCTCAGCCACACAAACTTTGACAAAAGCATCCATTGTAATATCATCCCAATAAGCCTtgctttgtttttcactttcttcACCACTTGGTTGTTGTAATGGTTGAACTTTATTGCTAGACATCctctatttaaatatatatatataattttcaaacaaagaaTCACACAattaaaatgaagaataaagaaagaattaagGAACAAAACATCAAGAATATATGGTTATCTAGTGTAAACAATGCTTggtatgattaaattttttaagtgtaaACTCGGTATTGAGCATCATATAGGCAGATTTGAATATTGAAAGTAACAGAAGCAATATGGATGTTATctgaatttttcaaattttttatatggtgTGTACTACAGCTAAAATAAATCCCAAATATATACTACTCATTATATGGTGTGTCAATCTCAGATAACACAAAGCCCCCTCTTTTGCACTCAATCTCAAATACCTAAATAATAGTTACACAATCATGTTCATGTCAAAAATACAAAGCAGGGCCCTGTATTTTCCAGGAATATGGAAAGAGAATCTGTAACTGTAAGGAAAAAGAGtgattttggaaataaagatgaaatttGGTGATGAAACCAGGGCAATCTCTTTAGGGTTTCTTATTTCAACACCACACCTTTTAGAGGCAAAGATCTaactcaaaagaaaatcaaaactgaAAGGGGAAAAATCTAGtgttttcttgaattttgaTGAGAAAATTTAACAAGGACAGGGTAATCTTCCATTACTGGTATGGATTCACCAAACTGTCACTTATGTATGTATATATCAGACCCATTTCTCTGC
The sequence above is drawn from the Vitis riparia cultivar Riparia Gloire de Montpellier isolate 1030 chromosome 6, EGFV_Vit.rip_1.0, whole genome shotgun sequence genome and encodes:
- the LOC117915713 gene encoding L10-interacting MYB domain-containing protein-like, translating into MSSNKVQPLQQPSGEESEKQSKAYWDDITMDAFVKVCVAETLAGNRLNSHFSKLGWKNVIKAFNNLIGRNYQYRQLKNKWSSLKKDWQLWNTLIGKETRLGWDPMRQTINASNEWWDKKLKENPEAIKFKTKGLKNVEQLDLLFKDIVATGERAWAPSQGFVGQDVDDSSKVGEHEDNIIEVQDDCSCNPSLDTISHNFETTTQPSMEKKNERRRKRKRDETKSEFVAIQLERICSVADNRSSISSRGDNPGCSIVEVMKIIRGMPEVKNDFELYMKATDIMVVKENRKIFVALKDPIDQIA